The genomic region CGCAGGCATTGGCCTATGGTTTTAAAGGCGAATTGATCCAGCGGGATCCTTTTTTAATGATTCAGTCCATGGACACGGTTCTCTGCGCTTCGGGCACGGCCACATTGATGGTGGGAATTTGCCGTAAACCCATGGTGATTATGTACAAAATGAATGCCTTCACGGCCTTTTTTGCCAAAAGATTAGTGAAGCACATTCCTTACTTTGGAATGGTCAATTTGATTCTTAATGAGGAAGCTGTTCCCGAAAGATTCCAAGAGAAAGCTTCTGTCGAAGAAATGACCCAGCTCCTTTTAAATATTATCCACAATGTGAATGATCAACGGACCACAATCTTGCAGAAATTAGACGTGCTCAAAGAGAAATTAGGCGGAAACAGCGTCAGCGATTTGGATGGACGTCCCATGGGCGGAAACAGCGGTGGCGATGGGATTAAAAATTTAGCGAACGCTATCGAAAAGTTTATATTAAAAAAATGATAATACTCAGAGTTCTTTTATTATGGCCTTTTGGAATGATTTTCGCGGCGATCGTCACCGTGCGCAACTTTCTTTTTGATCGCGAAATCTTTAAGGCGAAAAAGTTTCCTGTCAAAGTGATTTCTGTGGGAAATCTTTCGATGGGCGGGACCGGTAAAACTCCAATGACGGCCAACATCGTCGAGAATTTAGTCAAATCTTTCAATAAAAAAGTTTGCGTCGTTAGCCGTGGTTATCGAGGAACTTATACAGCTCCGTCGGAGAAAGTGGATCTTTTAAAAAGTGATGCGGCGACTTTTTACGGAGACGAACCCACTTGGTTTGCAAGGCGTCTCAATATCCCGGTCTTCGTTGGTCGAAATCGAGCCGCGGCGGTGGCGCATGCATTACGAGATATCGAAGATTTAGAAGTGGTCGTGGCCGACGATGGATTTCAGCATCGTTGGCTTCAGCGCGATATTGATATCGTGCTCATTGATGTCACGGGCAAAAACGCTTTCCCGATCCCGGTGGGGCGCTTCCGCGAGCCGATGTCTTCTCTTAAGCGCGCTCAGTTTGTGATTGTCTCTAAATCCAACCTTGTTCCTCCCGAGGACAAGCAAGACTGGTTGGATAAGATCGCGAAGCAGGGATTTACCGTGGAAAAGGGTAATTTGTTTTTTCTGAATTATATCATCGGCGAGCCCTATCCGTTAAAAAATCCACAGCAGCGTTCCATCTGGAATGACATTCGAGGCACCACAGCATTGGCCTCATCGATCGCTCGTCCAGATATCTTTAAGAACATGGTAGAGATGCGCTCTCCGATTCGGGAGCAGTATGTTTTTTCGGATCATTATATTTGGACTCAAAAAGATTTAGAAAAAATTAAAGAGGATATGAAGAAGAAAAATCTCAAATTCCTTCTGATTACCGAAAAGGATGAAGTCAAAATTCGCCACTTGGATCATAACGACATGAACATCTACGTGGCTCCGCTCGCTGTAGAGCTCACTCCCAAGCCCGAGATTTTCTATGCAAAATTGGCAGAGTAAACTTCTTCTTGGGTTTTGTTACATAATATTTATTCTTCCGTACTGGATGAAAAATGCTTTAGCATGGGGAATCGCCATTTTGTGGTTTGATATTTTACGCATCCGGCGAAAAGTGGCTCTCGAAAACCTCAAAATTGCTTTTCCCGAGATGACTCGAGCTCAGCAAATAAAAACCGCGCGATTGTCCTTGCTGAATATGGGTCAAACTCTCGTCGAGTTTACGACTCTGGCTTTCGGCAGCGCCGAAGACTTACAAAAAACGACAAAGATCATTGGGGAAGAAAACGTCAGGGAGGCTTTGGCGCAAAACAAAGGGGCATTACTCCTCGGTCTGCATCTCGCCAATGGAGATTATGGAATCTCGGCCTTTGCTCAGCGGGGTTTCCCGGCCTACGTGATTTCGAAACGATTCACCGCAAAGTGGTTAGATAAGTTGTGGTTTGATGTTCGCGGGCGCCATGGGACAAAATTCATTCTTCCTCGCAACAGTTCCTACGATATTTTGAAGGCACTAAAGTCCAACGGTGCGGTTATTTTTGTTCTTGACCAGTATTTGGGTCCTCCGATTGGAACGAAAACGACGTTTTTCGGGAAAGAGACCGGCACGGGAATGGGTCTAGCTCTGTTTGCGCATAAAACTCAAGCACCGGTGATCCCTTGTTACGCCGTTCGTAAGCCTCACAGTCACTTTGAAGTGCATTTTGAAAAACCTATACCTTTTGAGGACCTTGGCGATAAAAATGCGACTTTGCAGTTTATGACTCAGAAATATACTGATAAAATTCAAGACATCGTTACTCAGTATCCTGAACAATGGATGTGGATACATCGACGATGGAAGAAGTTTCAATGATGGAAAATGGTAAGAATCCAGTAGTATTGATTGCACCTGCATTGGCCGCTTTTTTGAGTTTATCTCTCACGATCTCCTGTGCGAGTTTGTACAATGATTATGATAAAAAGGTTATGGATACCAAAGACTTCGACGATAAGGTTAAAGTTACGGAAATTCCAGCCACTGTCGAGCCCACAACACCACCGACTCCAGCAGAGCCGACGACACGACCCGTAGTCAAAAAAGGCAAGACCGCAAAATCACCCGCGACACCTCCTCAGACGGGGAAGTCGGCGGCCAAGGTCGTGCCGACTCCGGTGGAGAGCACAAAACATCTTCCAGAGCTTGAAGATAGCGAAGGTTTTATCGGTCGACGTCCCGAAGTGAATCCATTTCGTGTCGGAGAAAAAGTCACCTATTCGGTCTCTTACTTTGCGGTCGAGGCGGGAACGATGTCGATGGAGATCAAATCCATGGTCGAGGTGAACGGTAAAAAAGCCTACGCCATTCACTATTCTGGAAAATCGAGTAGCGTTTTTGATATGTTTTATGCGGTCGATGATTCGGCGATCACTTATCTCGATGTCGAGACTTTAGTTCCTACGAGCTATTCTCTGCACGTCAAAGAGTCCAAACAGGTGCGAGAGGTTCGTTCTTATTTTAATCTTCAAGAGATGAAGGCGTATATGTTAGACAAGCGCCAAAAGAAAGGGAAAGAGCTTGAAGTTAAGGATTACAGTTGGGAAATTCCAGCCTATTCCCAAAACGTCTTTTCCGTAGCGTTTTATATGCGAACTTTTACCTTTAAAGTTGGGAAAGAGCTTCAAGTGCGTGTCGCACACGAAGGTAAGAATATTTTAATGAAGGCCAAAGTCCTTCGCGAGGAAAAACTAAAAACTCCGGCTGGAACTTTTGACACATGGGTGATTCAACCTCAGTTTGAGATGGAAGGCGCATTTAAACCGAGTGGGAATAATTTTATTTGGCTAACCAAAGACGATCGTAAACGAATCGTGCGCATTGAATCCAAGATTAAGATCGGAACTATTGTGGTGGGTGTTCAAACTATCCAATGATTTTATATATTCAGACCGCTTTTCTTGGCGATTTATTGTTAAGTATTCCTACTCTCAAGCGTTTACGTCAACTTTACCCTCATCAGACAATTCATCTGATTTGTCGTAAAGAGCTCGCCAGTTTTTTTCTAGAAAACAAATTGGTTGATGTCGCTTATGTTAATTACAAAGGAAGAAAGCCGACATGGGGTGAGCTCGCTCCTGAACTCTCGGGAAAAGTTTTTGACCTTTTGGTTTGTCCCCATGAATCTTTGAGATCCCAATATATTTCTTGGCGGGTCAATGCTCGTTATAAAATTGGTTTTAAAAAGATGGGGAATGGTTGGGTTTTTGACCGTCGCGAAAAGCGGCCCATGCAGTGGCCGGAGGCCATTCGTCAATTAACTC from Bdellovibrionales bacterium harbors:
- the lpxK gene encoding tetraacyldisaccharide 4'-kinase, with amino-acid sequence MIILRVLLLWPFGMIFAAIVTVRNFLFDREIFKAKKFPVKVISVGNLSMGGTGKTPMTANIVENLVKSFNKKVCVVSRGYRGTYTAPSEKVDLLKSDAATFYGDEPTWFARRLNIPVFVGRNRAAAVAHALRDIEDLEVVVADDGFQHRWLQRDIDIVLIDVTGKNAFPIPVGRFREPMSSLKRAQFVIVSKSNLVPPEDKQDWLDKIAKQGFTVEKGNLFFLNYIIGEPYPLKNPQQRSIWNDIRGTTALASSIARPDIFKNMVEMRSPIREQYVFSDHYIWTQKDLEKIKEDMKKKNLKFLLITEKDEVKIRHLDHNDMNIYVAPLAVELTPKPEIFYAKLAE
- a CDS encoding lysophospholipid acyltransferase family protein, with amino-acid sequence MQNWQSKLLLGFCYIIFILPYWMKNALAWGIAILWFDILRIRRKVALENLKIAFPEMTRAQQIKTARLSLLNMGQTLVEFTTLAFGSAEDLQKTTKIIGEENVREALAQNKGALLLGLHLANGDYGISAFAQRGFPAYVISKRFTAKWLDKLWFDVRGRHGTKFILPRNSSYDILKALKSNGAVIFVLDQYLGPPIGTKTTFFGKETGTGMGLALFAHKTQAPVIPCYAVRKPHSHFEVHFEKPIPFEDLGDKNATLQFMTQKYTDKIQDIVTQYPEQWMWIHRRWKKFQ
- a CDS encoding DUF3108 domain-containing protein: MMENGKNPVVLIAPALAAFLSLSLTISCASLYNDYDKKVMDTKDFDDKVKVTEIPATVEPTTPPTPAEPTTRPVVKKGKTAKSPATPPQTGKSAAKVVPTPVESTKHLPELEDSEGFIGRRPEVNPFRVGEKVTYSVSYFAVEAGTMSMEIKSMVEVNGKKAYAIHYSGKSSSVFDMFYAVDDSAITYLDVETLVPTSYSLHVKESKQVREVRSYFNLQEMKAYMLDKRQKKGKELEVKDYSWEIPAYSQNVFSVAFYMRTFTFKVGKELQVRVAHEGKNILMKAKVLREEKLKTPAGTFDTWVIQPQFEMEGAFKPSGNNFIWLTKDDRKRIVRIESKIKIGTIVVGVQTIQ